The Oreochromis niloticus isolate F11D_XX linkage group LG15, O_niloticus_UMD_NMBU, whole genome shotgun sequence genome includes a region encoding these proteins:
- the cnstb gene encoding consortin, connexin sorting protein b isoform X2 has translation MGNKNTNLPKGPEAEATQGDEGELISSATESVSRDESQGPTPQLLASLQSLGENSDYTLLPHSLHQIAEAYSLKQDYQWAIQFLQLEKLYHERLLSNLTVLQQSWESQWREKDSGSSLPSDTDGMSEKHFETLSQMCRTHLRPSVSVEQNKLNTTLADVQTKALQPHHDEETTQEEVKEHSLESEHSSPQTGPEEEDGDTCEEGQEVEEEEEEEEQCEETPEEEEVKVEWPTGVPQASDKDLAKLSHKEGNSSPDGLVSILKRRRASLDGLPPPSNTANKQNSKRKVRFSEPEDGSEHDEVGGDSCLILLLLCLVTVVISVGGTALYCTLLDTYSNICTDFTHNVDFYVMNVRRLVEGLGRWLPFRT, from the exons AAAGTGTCTCCAGAGATGAATCACAGGGTCCCACCCCACAGCTGCTGGCCTCCCTGCAATCCCTCGGAGAAAACAGCGACTACACGCTGCTGCCACACTCCTTGcaccag ATTGCAGAGGCCTACTCACTTAAACAAGACT ACCAGTGGGCCATCCAGTTCTTACAGCTAGAGAAGCTCTACCATGAACGGCTGCTCTCCAACCTCACAGTCCTGCAGCAGAGCTGGG AGAGCCAATGGAGGGAGAAGGACAGCGGCAGCAGCTTGCCTTCTGACACGGACGGCATGAGCGAGAAACACTTTGAGACGCTGAGCCAGATGTGCAGAACTCACCTCAG ACCATCCGTCAGTGTGGAACAG AACAAGCTCAACACGACACTCGCAGACGTTCAGACCAAAGCACTACAGCCGCATCATGATGAAG AAACTACGCAGGAGGAAGTAAAGGAACACAGCTTGGAGTCAGAGCATTCATCACCACAGACGGGccctgaggaggaggatggagatACATGTGAGGAAGGGCAggaagtagaagaagaagaagaagaagaggagcagtGTGAGGAGACACCAGAAGAGGAAGAGGTGAAAGTGGAGTGGCCAACAGGAGTACCTCAGGCATCAGACAAGGACCTGGCTAAACTGTCCCACAAGGAGGGG AACTCGTCCCCAGACGGTCTGGTTTCCAtcctgaagaggaggagagcatCGCTGGACGGGTTACCTCCCCCAAGCAATACTGCCAATAAGCAAAATTCCAAACGCAAAGTTCGGTTCAGTGAGCCGGAGGACGGGAGCGAGCACG ATGAGGTGGGCGGAGACTCCTGCCTAATCCTGCTGTTGCTGTGCCTCGTTACTGTGGTGATCAGTGTAGGTGGGACTGCGCTCTACTGCACCCTGCTGGACACTTACTCCAACATCTGCACCGATTTTACTCACAATGTCGACTTCTATGTCATGAACGTGCGGAGGCTCGTGGAAGGGCTCGGGCGCTGGCTGCCCTTCCGGACTTAA
- the cnstb gene encoding consortin, connexin sorting protein b isoform X1, whose translation MGNKNTNLPKGPEAEATQGDEGELISSATESVSRDESQGPTPQLLASLQSLGENSDYTLLPHSLHQIAEAYSLKQDYQWAIQFLQLEKLYHERLLSNLTVLQQSWESQWREKDSGSSLPSDTDGMSEKHFETLSQMCRTHLRPSVSVEQNKLNTTLADVQTKALQPHHDEANTSETTQEEVKEHSLESEHSSPQTGPEEEDGDTCEEGQEVEEEEEEEEQCEETPEEEEVKVEWPTGVPQASDKDLAKLSHKEGNSSPDGLVSILKRRRASLDGLPPPSNTANKQNSKRKVRFSEPEDGSEHDEVGGDSCLILLLLCLVTVVISVGGTALYCTLLDTYSNICTDFTHNVDFYVMNVRRLVEGLGRWLPFRT comes from the exons AAAGTGTCTCCAGAGATGAATCACAGGGTCCCACCCCACAGCTGCTGGCCTCCCTGCAATCCCTCGGAGAAAACAGCGACTACACGCTGCTGCCACACTCCTTGcaccag ATTGCAGAGGCCTACTCACTTAAACAAGACT ACCAGTGGGCCATCCAGTTCTTACAGCTAGAGAAGCTCTACCATGAACGGCTGCTCTCCAACCTCACAGTCCTGCAGCAGAGCTGGG AGAGCCAATGGAGGGAGAAGGACAGCGGCAGCAGCTTGCCTTCTGACACGGACGGCATGAGCGAGAAACACTTTGAGACGCTGAGCCAGATGTGCAGAACTCACCTCAG ACCATCCGTCAGTGTGGAACAG AACAAGCTCAACACGACACTCGCAGACGTTCAGACCAAAGCACTACAGCCGCATCATGATGAAG CCAACACGTCAGAAACTACGCAGGAGGAAGTAAAGGAACACAGCTTGGAGTCAGAGCATTCATCACCACAGACGGGccctgaggaggaggatggagatACATGTGAGGAAGGGCAggaagtagaagaagaagaagaagaagaggagcagtGTGAGGAGACACCAGAAGAGGAAGAGGTGAAAGTGGAGTGGCCAACAGGAGTACCTCAGGCATCAGACAAGGACCTGGCTAAACTGTCCCACAAGGAGGGG AACTCGTCCCCAGACGGTCTGGTTTCCAtcctgaagaggaggagagcatCGCTGGACGGGTTACCTCCCCCAAGCAATACTGCCAATAAGCAAAATTCCAAACGCAAAGTTCGGTTCAGTGAGCCGGAGGACGGGAGCGAGCACG ATGAGGTGGGCGGAGACTCCTGCCTAATCCTGCTGTTGCTGTGCCTCGTTACTGTGGTGATCAGTGTAGGTGGGACTGCGCTCTACTGCACCCTGCTGGACACTTACTCCAACATCTGCACCGATTTTACTCACAATGTCGACTTCTATGTCATGAACGTGCGGAGGCTCGTGGAAGGGCTCGGGCGCTGGCTGCCCTTCCGGACTTAA